From the genome of Torulaspora globosa chromosome 2, complete sequence, one region includes:
- the FRS2 gene encoding phenylalanine--tRNA ligase subunit alpha (ancestral locus Anc_8.52) has protein sequence MSSFQLEILQKLSDLGEIKSTLQTFPGVDLQDVLSALNSLKAHGKLNYTKNDIVYHELSDEGQDILANGSHEMKLLQLISELGKLQIKDVNAKLGANGKVGQARAFKNGWIVKNKNNELEVSDKAKDSVPEDETRILLAKIVQRQDSSIDSKVLADLKKRKLIVPKKQTDFVVSKGEDFSLELTKLETDITSEMVTSGSYKDVKFKPYNFNSQGLDVQSGALHPLSKVREEFRQIFFSMGFSEMPSNQYVETAFWNFDTLYVPQQHPARDLQDTFYIKDPLTSDLPQDKTYMNNIKAVHENGKFDSIGYRYSWKEKESQKLVLRTHTTSISAAMLHKLAKDPKPIRLFSIDRVFRNEAVDATHLAEFHQVEGVLADYNITLGSLISFMEEFFAKMGVTGLRFKPTYNPYTEPSMEIFSWHEGLQKWVEIGNSGMFRPEMLESMGLPRGLRVLGWGLSLERPTMIKYKVQNIRELLGHKVSLDFIETNPAARLDEDLYE, from the coding sequence ATGTCCAGTTTCCAATTAGAGATTCTACAAAAGCTAAGCGATTTGGGCGAGATCAAATCCACACTGCAGACTTTTCCCGGAGTCGATCTGCAGGACGTACTCTCTGCGCTAAATTCGTTGAAAGCGCACGGCAAATTGAACTACACCAAGAACGATATCGTGTACCATGAATTGTCCGACGAGGGCCAGGATATCCTGGCCAACGGCTCTCACGAGATGAAATTGCTGCAACTGATCAGCGAACTGGGCAAATTACAGATTAAGGATGTGAATGCGAAACTGGGCGCCAACGGTAAGGTTGGCCAAGCCCGTGCTTTCAAGAATGGCTGGATCGTGAAGAATAAGAACAACGAATTAGAAGTCAGCGATAAAGCGAAGGATAGTGTTCCAGAGGATGAAACTAGGATCCTGTTGGCTAAGATCGTTCAGAGACAAGATTCGTCGATCGACTCAAAGGTGTTGGCcgatttgaaaaaaagGAAACTGATCGTCCCAAAGAAACAGACAGATTTTGTTGTCAGCAAAGGCGAAGATTTCTCACTAGAGTTGACAAAGTTGGAGACTGACATCACTTCTGAGATGGTGACCAGCGGCTCTTACAAGGACGTCAAGTTCAAACCTTACAACTTTAACTCACAGGGTCTGGACGTACAGTCCGGTGCGCTACATCCATTGAGTAAAGTGAGAGAAGAGTTCAGacagattttcttctccatGGGGTTCAGCGAGATGCCTTCGAACCAATACGTTGAAACTGCGTTCTGGAACTTCGATACCCTATACGTGCCACAACAACATCCCGCTCGTGATTTGCAGGATACTTTTTACATTAAAGACCCACTGACCTCAGATTTGCCACAGGATAAGACTTATATGAATAACATCAAGGCGGTTCACGAGAACGGGAAATTCGATTCCATCGGTTACCGTTACAGCTGGAAGGAAAAGGAATCTCAAAAACTGGTGTTGAGAACCCACACAACATCCATTTCAGCTGCCATGCTACACAAATTGGCCAAGGATCCAAAACCCATAAGATTATTCTCCATCGACCGTGTCTTCCGTAACGAAGCTGTCGATGCCACACATCTGGCCGAATTCCACCAAGTCGAAGGTGTCCTAGCTGACTACAACATCACCCTTGGTTCTCTGATCAGTTTCATGGAAGAATTCTTCGCAAAGATGGGTGTCACTGGTCTGCGTTTCAAGCCAACTTACAACCCTTACACAGAGCCATCGATGGAAATCTTCTCCTGGCACGAAGGTTTACAAAAATGGGTCGAGATCGGTAACTCCGGTATGTTCAGACCAGAAATGTTGGAATCCATGGGTCTGCCAAGAGGCCTGAGAGTCCTCGGTTGGGGTCTTTCCCTCGAAAGACCAACAATGATCAAATACAAAGTCCAAAACATCAGAGAACTACTAGGACACAAGGTCTCCTTGGATTTCATCGAAACTAACCCAGCTGCCAGACTGGATGAAGATTTGTACGAATAA
- the FCF2 gene encoding Fcf2p (ancestral locus Anc_8.54), whose protein sequence is MERSLEELFAELEQQTGGAAAAGPAEPAEPAQPAADVLDLRDPAEQHAQQAFEQIDRRLRALPKLQNSFDALAAQQRPLRSPQQPAAGASAADDWFLLPKPDRATRDRAQRDLLLLRHRAALDPKRHYKKDRWQVPERFAIGTVVEDSSEFYSSRLTNRQRKATMLETLMADEDTTRYFKRKYTQIQLASTSGRKAHYRASKARRRHRS, encoded by the coding sequence ATGGAACGCAGTCTGGAGGAGCTATTTGCCGAGCTGGAGCAGCAGACGGGCGGCGCGGCTGCCGCGGGGCCGGCGGAGCCGGCGGAGCCGGCCCAGCCGGCCGCAGACGTGCTGGACCTGCGAGACCCGGCCGAGCAGCACGCCCAGCAGGCGTTCGAGCAGATCGACCGGCGGCTGCGGGCGCTGCCGAAGCTGCAGAACAGCTTCGACGCGCTCGCCGCGCAGCAGCGGCCGCTGCGGTCGCCACAGCAGCCGGCGGCGGGCGCCAGCGCCGCCGACGACTGGTTCCTGCTGCCCAAGCCCGACAGGGCGACCCGCGACCGCGCCCAGCGCGacctgctgctgctcagGCACCGTGCCGCACTCGACCCGAAGAGACACTACAAGAAGGACCGCTGGCAGGTGCCCGAGCGGTTCGCCATCGGCACCGTCGTCGAGGACAGCTCCGAGTTCTACAGCAGCAGACTCACCAACAGACAGCGCAAGGCCACCATGCTCGAGACCCTCATGGCCGACGAAGACACCACCCGCTACTTCAAGCGCAAGTACACGCAGATCCAGCTCGCCAGCACCAGCGGCCGCAAGGCCCACTATCGCGCAAGCAAGGCCCGGCGTCGCCACAGGAGCTGA
- a CDS encoding uncharacterized protein (ancestral locus Anc_8.49) produces MHIDSDGSPRYVPNGLDSVPLAHAASFDDELWKSFYESDAVPPSNDTKYLDNKSFHYTSSFQIRPQVEYFDFDERYAFNATEQRAEVSGERDEAHKDTIHYAKLEDDAPQEVAGEDFRPECENITYSGDDYIEQMATKIDLCKHALELLIKKIDQTTCSTIPYRNTEQHISLAREISDLLSLVNYENMLQSLISGDINGPRETDTKAVSISSATADASARLSNLLRDDPCATLPNFGVILLKSPATIAQLWDEYTKVPSEWPVTDILSFTRQQGILNSVSNIELVTKRKTSIRQLEQILGSSWRNNDKNFSRQINRRKKIWKAIEDGLRDGVPLQECFSILETYAKERNKGLSWYYNGVPFALSAMPPTER; encoded by the coding sequence ATGCACATAGACTCCGATGGTTCGCCTCGATATGTCCCAAATGGATTGGACTCAGTACCATTGGCGCATGCCGCTAGCTTTGACGATGAATTGTGGAAGTCGTTTTACGAGAGTGATGCTGTCCCGCCATCGAATGATACAAAGTACCTGGATAATAAGTCCTTTCATTATACATcatcttttcaaatcaGACCTCAAGTAGAGTACTTTGATTTCGACGAAAGATACGCCTTTAACGCAACTGAACAGAGGGCGGAAGTTTCTGGGGAAAGAGATGAGGCTCATAAGGATACAATTCACTATGcaaagcttgaagatgatgctCCACAGGAGGTCGCCGGTGAAGATTTTCGGCCAGAGTGCGAGAATATTACGTATAGTGGAGATGATTACATTGAACAAATGGCTACTAAGATAGATCTTTGCAAGCATGCGTTGGAGTtactgatcaagaaaattGATCAGACAACGTGCTCGACAATACCCTATCGTAACACAGAGCAGCATATATCTTTGGCGAGAGAAATCTCAGATTTGTTGTCTTTGGTGAACTACGAGAATATGCTACAGTCATTGATTTCGGGTGATATTAACGGGCCGCGAGAAACTGATACTAAGGCTGtctccatttcttctgcaactgcAGATGCTTCTGCCAGGCTGAGCAATTTACTAAGAGACGACCCCTGTGCGACGCTGCCCAATTTTGGTGTGATCCTACTAAAATCGCCGGCGACTATCGCGCAATTATGGGACGAATATACTAAGGTCCCCTCTGAGTGGCCCGTAACAGATATCCTGAGCTTCACGCGCCAACAGGGTATTTTAAACAGTGTATCAAACATTGAGCTAGTTACAAAGAGGAAAACGTCGATACGGCAATTAGAACAAATTCTTGGATCATCGTGGCGAAATAATGATAAGAATTTTTCCCGACAAATTAATCGCAGAAAGAAGATTTGGAAGGCGATCGAAGATGGTCTGCGAGACGGAGTACCGCTGCAAGAATGTTTCTCAATTCTCGAAACTTACGCAAAAGAACGCAACAAGGGTCTAAGTTGGTATTACAACGGCGTCCCATTTGCACTGTCGGCCATGCCTCCTACTGAGAGATAG
- the OSW2 gene encoding Osw2p (ancestral locus Anc_8.50), translating into MLVSAISIEKLQENCKLLSKFVDGRTIVLISADFGCELEKIAIDAMGGRCRCVLSVACDVECRQLSLGSYALVNDDNCEIYVGNSYSAASCAKESIYYNNIEKVQEELNFGDNSSIARMVHQLEATQWIRVEQLKDTRKMALKLWQLIIPKISLNILSIIYEQFDYEKMLENKSTEIIFRGLVHELLEICSAQCNSKVDEFLKRKSESDEVEIDFAKIIDHCKRKRNELISTTANEYPEYLFLPFELYCFYHRFEYPAQILLYQPILLAEEYSVSCSNLNFLYGFYSRLLSLSGLSINGGRLEQGISQLAQPAEDTAGHSATKECRCKGKSNMKDGKVGFKVTTSKSHYSRGIFSISSPAGADYTMPPISGQQFDQTSNVATSRSCDCIASNDHGEAEFSGSDCGCEGDSCNEGRKLHCHCRNFDPLQASRRSGISHSAGSNEPDHDGAKAYKQLNRAASQSALDDMSAIALPHFTKKYSTTTPTSRSKALIKTNKSSFGQPHGPHPTSSLEMQLRSDRRLASEYQDLYGQLLQTDDGAADQKAYSDRGRQFVQLEKQLWHLQRRYNIMNGTISNPRLGPYSDLLNHMEILCGENNSDIIRFTTSRYGDLDLYTSIEKDKEQILTLFNRNSDLSKNKSKNDRRITSKGTPIDNPVGLQR; encoded by the coding sequence ATGCTTGTTTCTGCAATATCTATTGAGAAGCTACAAGAAAATTGTAAATTGCTGTCCAAATTTGTTGATGGCAGGACTATCGTTCTTATAAGCGCTGATTTTGGTTGtgagctggagaagataGCCATCGACGCTATGGGCGGCCGTTGTAGGTGCGTTTTGTCAGTGGCTTGTGACGTTGAGTGCCGGCAATTATCTCTCGGCTCTTATGCTCTGGTCAATGACGATAACTGCGAGATATACGTTGGGAACTCATATTCTGCAGCCAGCTGCGCGAAGGAGTCGATATATTATAACAATAttgagaaagttcaagaggAGTTGAATTTTGGAGATAACTCGAGTATCGCTCGCATGGTTCATCAATTGGAAGCGACACAATGGATAAGAGTTGAACAGCTCAAGGACACGAGGAAGATGGCATTAAAGTTATGGCAGCTTATCATTCCCAAAATCTCGCTGAACATCCTTTCTATCATTTACGAGCAATTTGACTACGAAAAGATGTTGGAGAATAAATCGACAGAGATAATCTTTAGAGGCTTAGTTCATGAACTGCTTGAGATCTGCTCGGCACAATGCAACTCCAAAGTCGATGAATTCTTAAAGAGAAAGAGTGAAAGTGACGAAGTTGAGATAGACTTTGCTAAGATAATTGACCATTGTAAGAGAAAGCGCAACGAGCTTATTAGTACCACAGCAAATGAGTACCCAGAATATCTTTTTTTGCCGTTCGAACTATATTGCTTCTATCATCGCTTCGAATATCCTGCTCAGATACTACTCTATCAACCGATATTACTGGCTGAGGAATATAGCGTTTCTTGCTCCAACTTGAATTTTCTGTACGGTTTTTATTCCAGGTTGTTGTCATTGAGTGGCCTGTCAATTAACGGTGGCAGATTGGAGCAAGGTATATCACAACTAGCCCAACCAGCAGAGGATACTGCTGGTCATTCAGCAACCAAAGAATGCAGATGCAAGGGTAAGAGTAATATGAAGGATGGTAAAGTGGGTTTTAAGGTAACCACTTCGAAATCTCATTACAGTCGCGGTATCTTTTCCATATCATCGCCAGCGGGTGCAGATTACACGATGCCCCCGATCTCTGGCCAGCAATTTGACCAGACTTCAAATGTTGCcacttcaagaagctgcgACTGCATTGCGTCGAACGACCACGGCGAGGCAGAGTTCAGTGGCAGTGACTGTGGCTGTGAAGGGGACTCATGCAATGAAGGGAGAAAACTACACTGTCACTGCAGAAATTTCGATCCTTTGCAAGCTTCCAGAAGGTCTGGAATTTCTCATTCCGCAGGTAGTAACGAACCTGATCACGATGGCGCAAAGGCATACAAACAGCTCAATCGAGCTGCCTCTCAGAGTGCATTGGATGACATGAGTGCTATTGCACTCCCACATTTTACTAAAAAGTACTCAACAACTACTCCGACGTCCAGGTCGAAGGCCTTGATAAAGACTAACAAGTCCAGCTTCGGACAGCCCCATGGACCACACCCGACTTCAAGTCTAGAAATGCAACTTCGCTCTGACAGGCGACTAGCAAGCGAGTACCAAGATCTCTACGGACAACTGCTGCAGACCGACGATGGTGCGGCAGATCAGAAGGCATACAGCGATAGAGGCAGGCAATTCGTTCAGCTAGAGAAACAATTGTGGCACCTACAGAGACGCTACAACATCATGAATGGCACAATTTCCAACCCGCGGTTGGGGCCCTAcagcgatctcttgaaCCACATGGAAATCCTCTGCGGGGAGAACAATAGTGACATTATCCGCTTCACCACCAGCAGATACGGCGACTTGGATCTATATACGTCAATCGAGAAGGACAAAGAACAAATACTCACCCTGTTCAATAGAAACTCCGATCTCAGCAAGAACAAGTCTAAGAACGATCGCAGGATCACCAGCAAAGGAACCCCGATTGACAACCCCGTGGGGCTTCAACGGTAA
- the GAT1 gene encoding Gat1p (ancestral locus Anc_8.55) — translation MYKRYFSDCIATSSAVQSSAENRVTMCVKGQLGERSPGARLLEAAIEDSSVEAVWKMYSAARASLPYKERVDNLTWRMLGMRVRRMQESAREMEFVSSSEPMDVSVDPMNTVLTRSPGPHDSDPFAFSHQGHSAGFVGSAGLHDQFELFDTAFDEQMDDQLIMEFSRSSPAVASETSDSYAREVLAGQGAGSLLRADPSNFLDHFFPSSIMGMGDGSDGVALPPTPAATAKPKKLRQQNSTVTQARRGSGVKKKPQPLRNASTTSLTSLNSDLGTPGPGVPQEAGREPAKDGSKSTRCSNCHTRNTPLWRRDPAGNPLCNACGLFLKLHGVVRPLSLKTDVIKKRQRNSNTSKQAKSTSPNLEDPRQTRKTPGSSSSRRKSTARETSSMSPVTLVNSLSRVNSNLEANNDAPNFNDNITHNANDDNNTNNSHFDFFPQADLPTMEDSTTLSHSSNVGIGTGIEKPPRDDESRPQRNDATGNTNWEWLSLSL, via the coding sequence ATGTACAAGAGATATTTCAGCGATTGTATAGCTACAAGTAGTGCAGTGCAGAGCAGTGCGGAAAATAGAGTAACGATGTGTGTGAAGGGCCAATTGGGAGAGAGGTCGCCGGGGGCTAGGCTGTTGGAAGCGGCGATAGAGGACTCGTCGGTGGAGGCCGTGTGGAAGATGTACTCGGCAGCGAGGGCGTCGCTGCCCTATAAAGAGCGGGTGGATAATCTGACGTGGCGGATGCTCGGGATGCGGGTGCGGCGGATGCAGGAGAGTGCGAGGGAGATGGAGTTTGTGTCTTCGAGCGAGCCGATGGATGTGTCTGTGGATCCGATGAACACGGTGCTGACCAGGAGTCCCGGGCCGCACGACAGCGATCCGTTCGCGTTCTCGCACCAGGGACACTCGGCAGGGTTTGTCGGGTCCGCGGGCCTGCACGACCAGTTCGAGCTGTTCGACACGGCGTTCGACGAGCAGATGGACGACCAGCTGATCATGGAGTTCTCGCGGTCGTCGCCGGCGGTCGCCAGCGAGACCAGCGACTCGTACGCTAGGGAGGTGCTGGCGGGACAGGGCGCTGGGTCGCTGCTGAGGGCGGACCCGTCGAACTTCCTCGACCACTTCTTCCCCTCTAGCATCATGGGCATGGGCGATGGCAGCGACGGCGTAGCGCTACCGCCTACGCCAGCGGCGACAGCAAAGCCCAAGAAACTCAGGCAACAGAACTCTACGGTGACGCAGGCCAGAAGAGGGTCCGGCGTCAAGAAAAAACCGCAGCCTCTGAGAAACGCATCGACCACGTCGCTGACCTCGTTGAACAGCGATCTGGGGACCCCAGGCCCCGGCGTACCGCAGGAGGCTGGCAGGGAACCGGCAAAGGACGGCAGCAAGAGCACGCGATGTTCGAACTGCCATACCAGAAATACGCCGCTGTGGCGGCGCGACCCAGCAGGCAACCCGCTGTGCAATGCGTGCGGCCTCTTCCTCAAACTGCATGGCGTGGTAAGACCGCTGTCGCTCAAGACCGAtgtgatcaagaagagacagagGAACAGCAATACGAGCAAACAGGCCAAGTCCACGAGCCCGAACCTGGAAGACCCCAGACAGACAAGGAAAACGCCAGGCAGCTCGAGCTCAAGGAGGAAATCCACCGCCAGGGAGACCAGCTCAATGTCACCAGTTACATTAGTCAATTCGCTGTCGAGAGTGAACTCTAATCTGGAAGCCAATAATGACGCCCCCAATTTTAATGATAATATTACCCATAATGCTAATGATGATAACAACACCAATAATAGTCATTTCGATTTTTTTCCACAGGCTGATCTGCCCACAATGGAAGACAGCACGACACTGAGCCACTCGAGCAACGTCGGCATCGGGACAGGCATTGAGAAACCACCAAGGGACGACGAATCGCGTCCCCAGCGGAATGACGCTACTGGCAACACTAACTGGGAATGGCTGAGCCTGAGTTTGTGA
- the IES3 gene encoding Ies3p (ancestral locus Anc_8.53) → MEGDRQLEYARNAVRRYQEREALEAGAGGAAASQQNSSGNNKRHIVNVDDTSRINYEMIKNTPGNVPPAAGSEEAAQDAEISALKTKMYKGQLYRMNDEYLERVNGRSEELLRAEPGGGQVEVPLEDQHVWLQQIHEQLAREYRSLVNEEKKWIVLKELLLDANTELDLYSAQDPTMQTITLGSVAIPSNSNANALIFNRSKRQKIKNRGYCDDISPIL, encoded by the coding sequence ATGGAGGGCGACAGGCAGCTGGAGTACGCTAGGAACGCGGTCAGACGGTACCAGGAGCGCGAGGCGCTGGAGGCGGGCGCCGGCGGCGCCGCCGCCAGCCAGCAGAACTCGTCCGGGAACAACAAGAGACACATCGTGAACGTGGACGACACGTCGAGGATAAACTACgagatgatcaagaacaCGCCGGGGAACGTGCCGCCGGCGGCCGGCTCCGAGGAGGCGGCGCAGGACGCGGAGATCAGCGCGCTCAAGACGAAAATGTACAAGGGACAGCTGTACAGAATGAACGACGAGTATCTGGAGAGGGTGAACGGGCGGTCGGAAGAGCTGTTGCGGGCGGAGCCGGGCGGCGGACAGGTCGAGGTGCCGTTGGAGGACCAGCACGTGTggctgcagcagatccaCGAGCAGCTCGCCAGGGAGTACCGCAGCCTGGTCAacgaggagaagaagtGGATCGTGCTCaaggagctgctgctggacGCGAACACGGAGCTCGATCTGTACAGCGCGCAGGACCCGACGATGCAGACGATCACGCTCGGGTCGGTCGCTATACCGAGCAACTCGAACGCCAACGCGCTGATCTTCAACCGCTCCAAGAggcagaagatcaagaaccGCGGCTACTGCGACGACATTTCGCCCATCCTGTAG
- the LPD1 gene encoding dihydrolipoyl dehydrogenase (ancestral locus Anc_8.56) yields MLRSVVTRRSFSSSSLWLAAKKQHDVVIIGGGPGGYVAAIKAAQLGFDTACVEKRGKLGGTCLNVGCIPSKALLNNSHLFHQMKSDSKNRGIDIKGSVELNVQQFQKAKDSVVKQLTGGVEMLFKKYGVTYYKGNGSFEDEHNVKVSPVEGLEGSVKEDNILEAKNIIIATGSEVTPFPGIKIDEEKILSSTGALSLREIPKRFAIIGGGIIGLEMGSVYSRIGSKVTVVEFQPAIGASMDGEVASTTQKFLKKQGFDFKLSTKVISAERDGDVVKIVVESVKSGKQETIEADALLVAVGRRPYIQGLNAEKLGLEVDKRGRLVIDESFSTKFPHIKVIGDVTFGPMLAHKAEEEGIAAVEYLKTGHGHVNYNNIPSVMYSHPEVAWVGKTEEQLKEAGINYKVGKFPFIANSRAKTNLDTEGFVKILIDAETERLLGAHIIGPNAGEMIAEAGLALEYGASAEDIARVCHAHPTLSEAFKEANLAAFSKPINF; encoded by the coding sequence ATGTTGAGATCCGTTGTTACCAGACGCTCCTTCAGCTCAAGCTCTCTGTGGCTTGCCGCTAAGAAACAGCACGATGTTGTGATTATCGGTGGTGGCCCTGGCGGTTACGTTGCAGCAATCAAGGCAGCTCAGTTGGGTTTCGACACGGCCTGTGTCGAGAAGAGAGGAAAGCTTGGGGGTACTTGTTTGAATGTTGGTTGCATTCCTTCAAAAGCGCTGCTGAACAACTCTCACTTGTTCCATCAGATGAAGAGCGATTCCAAGAATCGTGGTATTGATATCAAGGGATCCGTTGAGTTGAATGTGCAACAGTTTCAGAAGGCAAAGGACAGCGTGGTCAAGCAATTGACAGGCGGTGTGGAGAtgcttttcaagaagtacGGTGTTACATATTATAAGGGTAATGGTTCCTTCGAGGACGAACATAACGTCAAAGTGAGCCCCGTGGAAGGTCTTGAAGGATCCGTCAAGGAAGATAACATCTTGGAGGCCAAAAACATCATTATCGCCACCGGCTCCGAGGTGACTCCTTTCCCAGGAATCAAGATTGACGaggagaagatcttgtcgTCCACAGGTGCTTTGTCCCTAAGGGAGATCCCAAAGAGATTTGCCATTATCGGTGGTGGTATCATCGGTTTGGAGATGGGTTCCGTCTATAGCCGTATTGGTTCCAAGGTCACCGTTGTGGAGTTCCAACCGGCTATCGGTGCCTCTATGGATGGTGAAGTCGCCAGCACGACTCagaaattcttgaagaagcagggttttgatttcaagctAAGTACCAAGGTCATTTCTGCCGAAAGAGATGGCGATGTTGTTAAAATTGTCGTCGAGAGCGTCAAGAGCGGCAAGCAAGAGACGATTGAAGCAGATGCTTTGCTAGTCGCCGTCGGTAGAAGACCATATATTCAAGGCTTGAATGCTGAGAAGCTAGGTTTGGAAGTCGATAAGAGAGGTCGTTTGGTTATCGATGAATCTTTCAGCACCAAGTTCCCACACATCAAGGTAATCGGTGACGTTACTTTTGGTCCCATGTTAGCACACAAggcagaggaagaaggtATTGCTGCTGTGGAATACTTGAAGACGGGCCACGGTCACGTTAACTACAACAATATCCCATCTGTGATGTACTCACATCCTGAAGTCGCCTGGGTCGGTAAGACGGAagagcaattgaaggaagcTGGTATCAACTACAAGGTCGGCAAGTTCCCATTCATCGCCAACTCAAGAGCCAAGACCAACTTGGACACGGAAGGCTTTGTCAAGATTCTAATTGACGCTGAAACCGAACGTCTACTGGGTGCCCACATCATTGGTCCAAACGCAGGTGAAATGATCGCTGAAGCAGGTCTTGCATTGGAATACGGTGCCTCTGCTGAAGACATTGCTAGGGTTTGTCATGCACACCCAACCCTATCGGAAGCCTTTAAAGAGGCCAACTTGGCTGCATTCTCCAAGCCAATCAATTTCTGA